From a region of the Leucoraja erinacea ecotype New England chromosome 6, Leri_hhj_1, whole genome shotgun sequence genome:
- the pdcl3 gene encoding phosducin-like protein 3: protein MQDPNADTEWNDILRKKGILPPKENPDKENEALEEELIQNQQSVVKRYEDMTLEELEENEDEFGEEDERAIEMYRQQRLTEWKAKQMMKLFGEVLEISGPDYVQEVTKAGESLWVILHLYKQGIPLCALINRHLSELARKFPETKFIRAISTTCIANYPDRNLPTVFIYRNGDIKAQYVGPLLFGGMKLTQDEMEWMLSSCGAIKTELEENPRKQIEDRMMSSIKTSVPSKDSDSEED, encoded by the exons GATCCAAATGCAGACACCGAGTGGAATGACATTTTGCGGAAAAAAGGCATCCTTCCTCCTAAAGAGAATCCAGATAAAGAAAATGAGGCACTGGAGGAGGAGCTCATTCAGAACCAGCAGTCGGTTG TTAAAAGATATGAAGACATGACCTTGGAAGAGCTGGAAGAAAATGAGGATGAATTTGGTGAGGAAGATGAAAGAGCCATTGAGATGTACAG GCAACAAAGACTAACGGAATGGAAAGCAAAACAGATGATGAAATTGTTTGGAGAAGTTTTGGAAATTTCTGGACCAGACTATGTACAAGAAGTGACTAAAGCTGGCGAGAGTCTGTGGGTAATACTGCACCTTTACAAACAAGG GATACCTTTATGTGCCTTGATAAATAGGCATCTAAGTGAACTGGCAAGGAAGTTCCCAGAGACTAAATTTATTAGAGCTATCTCCACAACCTGCATAGCCAACTATCCGGACAGAAACCTCCCAACAGTCTTTATTTACCGCAATGGCGATATCAAAGCACAATATGTTGGACCCTTGTTATTTGGAGGCATGAAGTTAACACAAGATG AAATGGAATGGATGCTGTCGAGTTGTGGTGCAATCAAAACTGAACTGGAAGAAAATCCAAGAAAACAAATTGAAGATAGGATGATGTCATCCATCAAGACTAGTGTTCCATCAAAGGACAGTGATTCTGAAGAAGATTAG